CGATTCTTGCGATGTAGATCACATTTTCTTATCTCCGCTGTTTTGTCTATAACCTTCCCATCCGAAAttggaataaactcgttccttttGTGTTCACTTTGTATTTTTGCTCtcctaaaaataatataaataacTCATGGATTTGAACGAGTAGTCTTGGGAACTCTCACTTGTATAACTTGATTCCCTTGTTCATTTCATGTCGTAACAAACTCATTTCTTCTCATTTGGTTGAGATAACTTCTAAACACCTTAGGAATTCAAAAGGATACTCAGATTTTGGatttggtctaatatttgtccagCCTTTGTGTTTGGTCTAGAAGCCAACGTTGACTTTAGTGGACTTTCTTAAGTTAAAATTTCAGTCAATTAAATAGGTAATTACAAAAATATGTATTACTTTACTAACATTGACTAACCAAGTCCTCAACTCATCAATACACATGTACCATCGTTCTTAGATTTTTACCCCACCAAAAAAATAATGGCTTAGATTACAATACGTGTCACTTTCCCTTCCTCCTCTTCCCACGACGATCCCTGGTTCCCAACTCCACCCCATCCTCGTTAAAATAGTCACCACTACCAGATTTTTGATTTGCTTAAAATAAAAGAATCAAGGTTATGATTACTGATTTCCCTATTAAATCAATTAGCTAAAGAAATTTTAAGATTGAAGTTACTGATTTCAAGATGTAACTGATTAGCTAGGGTTTTAGATCAAttagttagggtttcaaataaattaGCTAGGGAATAACATTTctgaaaaccataaattgaagctACAAGTACAAATAATATACTCATCACTATTTCAAGGTCCTTCATTTCTGCTATAAGGCCATTCAAGCATTATTTATCAGAAATCATAGATTTGATAGATCATATATGTAAAATATTTCTAGTTAATCTTGTGAGTTAAAATCAATTAGGTTACGGAATGTGTAAATCCTAATTGTTGAGGAGTATCTTATAAAAAGAATTaacgttctgctagaagatttggacgagtatcttttaaagagaattgacgttctgctagaagatttacaagaGAATTCCATAAAGAGAATAATGTTCTACTAGCCTAGGAGTTTGACTGGTGCATGCAAACAACCCAAGATCACGAGTACAAACAATGAAGAAATATAAATTCATCATGTGACTGTTTACCTGTTTATGGAATCCTAACCCGAAGTTCGACTTAGCTTTTAACAGAACACTCTCAAGGTCttgagattttttcttcttctttttttttgtatcttttcGACAGACAACGTTATTATAATATGTAATTtgttaaaaaaatatttcttaTGCAATAAAAAACGGATATTAGGTGCCCGTCGATTGGTCAAATCTTGATCATACCATTTTCTTCGTAGAATATCATCCAACCACTGTTGAGCGAAATACTGGATACCCGGATCGAGCTAAAACAATATTGTCCATTTTGGGTCACTTACTTTGCTAAAAATCCTATTATTCGTGCTGCACCTTTTTTCATGAGGGATGCAATATGATTTAAATTTCCAGAATGTGGATAAGAGGGATTTATTACGCGGAAAATGTCAAAATTACCATTTAATGTTCCTCTTCCCctccatcttttcttcttcttcattacggATTTTTCCTACTACATTTTTTCTTCGAACAATGATTAATCGTAAAACCCGTTTTGTTATCGCTTAAATAGGTTAGATTTAATCACTTTAAGAAAACCCTCAATGTGGTTGGCAAATGATTAACTCCTATCTGTAAGAGAGTTGTTTTTCATATACATTTGGAGAATGTGAACTCCCAACTGTAAATTTTCCTTTGGATGTTTCACACGAAAAATACTAAATTTCCAACTTTGGATATTTTCACGGCTATTATCAAAGAAGATATATGGTTATTGAGTTGCTACTAAATGACCATGTCGTCTTCTTATCAACACTCAAAGAAAAATCCTATACACTTAAGACAGTTCCTATGGAATCACTAAAAAATTCGTTTGCCAATCCAGCTGGATGGCCATATGCCTTTTCCCACTATGGAGAGCTGCACATGTGGATGGTCTAATTCAAAAAGGTTTAAGTTTAATAATATAATAATCTATATAATACTATAAAGTTTAAAATATTAATATAATAATCAGTTAAGAGTCATAATTTAATAATCTATATAATATTATAAAGTTCAAAGTTTTAATATAATAATCTTTAAACTACTATTAGGAGTGTCCGTTTGTAATAAAGTTGCAGCGGGCATTTCCTTTTATCCACTCGCAAATAATGCTCGGACTCGCGGTTATGCATCAAACGCGTTACTTGTTacatctcactcaacaaaccaacaaatttatcGGTTTGTCCATCCGTTTTTCATATTCGTTGAGTTCGTAgtgggatcaaaatcaacaaattctTGTTTTATCGAGTTCATATGAACTGCTCTTAATAATAAGTTTCTCTGCTCGAAAATGATGCATGTCCCGAAAAGTTTCTCCCTTTTTCTGGGCTAGGGCTGTTAAagagtgtttttctttttttaaatcttATCTGAAAGTTTAAAGAGTTTTAGTAGTTAGGTTAAAGAAGTTGCACATTGCTTAGCTAAGGAACCTATGAACGATGGTAGTCGATTTTTCTAGGGCTGATTTCCCTGTCTGAttgtaaacttttttttttgggagaAATTTCACAATTGCTAAAGGATAATACCGGCTTTGCTAAGGttgatgcaaatccatgtaaaataATAAGATCTGGCCAATGGATCATTATAATGGTACCAACCCTAACAAAACTGATACCATCCTTTAACAATCATGAAAAATTCTATTTTGGTTCgtgttgattttaatttttttttttttttttttggtaataagaATCCAATAGATAGATTAAGGAAAATTACATGTTGTCTGGGTTTGGTTGCATTCACTGATATGCAACCTATCCCGGTTAagtgttttgaaaataaaaacagGATGAGATCCAAATAGTTCACAGGTTGCTGTTGCTTTGGACATTTCCCGCAAATCAATAGTTGCCTGATTGGCTCTCTTAGTTACAATACTTAAAAGAAAAGATGTATCGCCTATGTTCGCTTTGATGATTTCTTGTTTACAAGCATCCCATCTCGCTAAAGCTTGCCAAGATATGTTGCTTGGAGCCCCACTTATCATACTGTAGAGATTGTTACAGCTGGTTTCAATTTGAATGTCTATAGCTTCGAGATGAACTCCCCAACTCCAAGCTTCCACTGATGCTAACACCTCACCTTTCTTGCCAGTTTGTGTTTGGGCTGTTTTCCGCATCACCTCCTGCACACACCCAAATGATCatgtaaaataataatataaataaaAGTGTTAGTATTGATATCTCAATAAGAGGCAATGTTCATTTTAACCACCCCAGGCATGGGGGCGATCCAATCCTTTACTTCCTTAACCACATGGATGTGGCTAGAGTGATTTGGTTCGTGTGCCACTTTCCTCGCTTGACGATTTTCTTCCCAGAAGCGAGTTGCGTTCTTGTTATAAAATGAATTCTTTTCCACTTCAAAAAGGGTGTTTTTCTATATACCCCAGAAATATTAACAGTACTCCTTTATCTATATACCCTCAGCAGTTATCTACCTACTCATCAAATCTTTTAAATTCGCATACCCCGAGATAAACAAAATCACACATCTTTGAATTCTGAAATTGAAGAGAGTAGTGGGTAGTTATTTTTATTCTCCGCCCTCTTCACGGATCTGGATAGAAGAACCTCttgtgaaaataaaaaatatttctgAAAATCAATTATTACGCCACAGTCGAAATTGCAAAAAGATGCCCTAAGTTCCGAAATAGTTGATCGTCATCTCACTTAGATTTAAGGCTTGTTTTGGGAACATCATTTTTGTTACAGTCAAAACAATGACAAAAGGAATGAGATATTCATCTCGATCATCGAGTAGAACATCATCTACATTTACACTTGCTTTTGCTGTGCTTTTCATGCTTTCACTCACTGTATTTTTCACTTGCTGTACACGTTAGTTAAATTTCTAAAGCTAATCTGACATTAAACCAAGATCCCACCCTACTGTTTGTGCATGGATGAAACTCGCAAGGGATACTCCTTGTAGAGAATAGAAGGCCCAAATAAGGGATGATCGTCACTTCAGTTGCAAAGCTTAGAAATATGCCTATAGCTGTACTTAGTAATCATCTATACTTATTTTAAATCATTTGGGTCACCTACGATAATCACTTCAAAACTTGGTTATGAAGTGCAACAATCTTCGAAGAAAATTTTATATGTTGAGTTCATCATGATATGGACCTTCCCAATTCTAATGATAGGGTATGTTCTTGTGTATCATCTCACGAATAAAATCACAAAGGAAGATTTTTTATAGGGTTCTCATGACTAAAATCACGACGGAAGATTTTTTGTAGGGATATTCTTTTATGCCGGATTTTgctttttgattttctttatgGTTATATATAAGGGGTGTCAATATCAAAAATTTCAAATAATTCAAAAAATTTCATGTTTATCAAATTATAACTAACATAACCTACTAATAGGAGTACCGTTAGTATTTTGTGGGGTATATAAAGGAAGAACTTTAAAaaaaagaatcctattattggggcttagaAAGTCAAGTTTTTTTGGGGGCTTTCTTTGGTCACCAAATATAAGTTGGGACACCCCtcataatatatttatataaagattaATATGACCCCAtatgattttagataataaaaCGTGATTAATATTATTAATCATGGTTAGCAAATCAATTAAGACTAATTCATCTGTTTAAGTGAAGtgatgaaactgaaaatcaaaacaaaagaaaatcagagggaagagaagaagaagaagagaaaaaagaattgGAGAATTTTTTTACAAATGAATGATTCAACCAAAACTTTTGATGTAGGTGAACCTTCATCTTCAAAATACAATAACATATTAATACCCATCAACAACGATGAGTTCTTTGCTGATCTTTCCGAAAATCATGAAattttttctcaaactcaaaataacccttatgaaccctactatgatttcgaaggaccaacccaagaagaagaagaaatcgaagaaacaGTTGCTCAAGATTACCAGTTATACCTCTATTATAACTCGTATTTCAGTTTTTAAGCTCAGAGTTGCAAGaagtttcgattttttccttCCGAAAGCCCTAGGTTTCCAGCCGGCAGGTCCACTCACGGCTGGGAAACCATGAACTCCTGACCGTTTTCCTTTCTTACGGCTGACAATTAatgaactcccagccgttatCATATTATTACGGATGGACCGACGAATAAACCAGGCCGTAACAAAAAAATTACGGCCAGGTGTTTTCTACGTGCATGGGAAGCATTTAATACTGTCGGCGGAGGTTAGGTTTCCTGTACGAAAATATTAAATGCTATTTAATGCTGATGGCATAGGCCGCTTTACCCAACCGTAACTTGTATTACGGCTCGTTTTCTAGGTTGCCTCTTCAACAATGAGATTTACGTCCTGGAATTCATGGAAGTAACATGTTTACGGTTCAGAAAATTATTTTTCGACCCAACCGGTTATGTTATGAAGGCTGGAATATAACTTGTCGACCCATCCGTATACTCATTGACGGCTGGAATATAACTTATCTACCCAGCCGTAAACGAATTGACGGCGGGAATATCACTTGTCGACCCAGACGTTTATGTGTGGttaaattttttttgtgaataatTATGTGACATATGTCATTCTATTATATATTGTACCTTACATTCCAGTGGAAGACCAAGAGGGGGTTATGGAAGATCAAGAGGTGGTGATTGAAGAACAAGAGGAGGTTATGGAAGATCAACCCCAACCTGTGCAAGTTTCCGAGGACACAAGTGCTCACTATGCAAACAACTATGAGTGGACATATAAGAAAGATGCAAAGGAGTGGGCtaaatcacaagggttgaaaaagatgtgcatcatagtccagaataaacaagttACATTCAACAACTTTCAAATGATTTGCGAGTGTAGTGAAAAGTATGAGAGCTATTGGAAAAAGGGTAGTGAGTATCAACGAAAAACCACGAGGAAGAAGGGAGCATGTAATACGAAGAAGTGTGGATGCCCTTCTAAGCTTCAATTTCAACAACACGACGATACGAAAAAGTGGTATATGGCTAAAGTCGTCTCGGGTTATCATAATCATCCTATTCCGGAGAGTTTGATCAACCATCCTTATTCGGCAAGGCTCAACCCCTTAGAAAAGAATTTAGTACACGTTTTGAGTAAAAGACGCACAAGACCTATTGATATTCTTAGTGGCGTGAAAGTGTTATACCCCCAAAACTCATCCTCATTGTCAACTATCTATAataaaagagaaaaatttagaaaagAGTCATGGAAAGAGAGATTGCTTATGCAacaattattgtttttatttgagGAGGCAAAGTATTCTACCGCCTATGAAACgattgaagaaaaagaagtgaaATATCTTTTCATCGCCAATCCGAAATGTGTACAATTGGcaagatgctttcatcaaattctcTTTATGGATTGCACGTATAAAACTAACAAGTAAAACATGGCGATATTGAACTTTGTTGGGCAAACATCTACCAAGTCGACATTTACCGTtggttttgtttcttgaaagacgAGACGAAGGAAAGTTATTTTTGGGCATTGCAAAATGTGAAGTTATTGTATCAAGAAGGTTATACTCCACATGTGTTGATTACGGATAAGGAGCAAGCATTAATGTGGGCCATACTACGTGTTTTCCCTTACGCACGTCATCATCTTTGCACGTTTCATATATGTAACAATGTGCAAACTAATTGCAAGAGAGTTATATGGCTGGCAAAGAAGACCGAGATGGAAAGGATTAAAAATATACCGTTGgagaaacaagaagaagagaaagaaaagtttGAGATAAATGACTCAATAGCCGAGGTGCTTTGGGATGAATTTCAAGATGATTGGGAACATCTAATATGGTCGCTTACGGAACCATTATATTTCCTAAGGGAGCGTTTTGTAATGGAAAAATGGTCAACCTACCCGGATGTTATAACATATTTGAAGAACGAGTTATTGGATCCCCACAAAGAAAAGTTTGTTAGTGCATGGGTAAACCGTTATAGACATTATGACAATTAAGCCACAAGCACGGTGGAGTCGGCTCACTATCGGTTCAAGAGTAATTTAAATTGTTGTGATGGTGGATTCGTTGTTGTTTTTGAAGCTATGGTCGAGTATTTCAAGCGTGATCTCCATAGAATTAAAGGGGATTTTGAAAAGAGCCGATCTAGTACGATTACCGACTACCGGGATAGCCTTTGGCTCCGGGGAATAAGTTTATATGTTTCTCAATGGACAATCCTAAAAATGATAACGGAAGTGGAGGCTTGGGAGGAACAAAACTTTCTACCGGGAATGAGATGTAATTGTCCCATTAAGTCGGCTTTGGGGCTCCCATGTAGGCATGCGGTAGAAAATTTTCCCACAAGGATGATTCCGATCGAAGATATAGATCCATTTTGGAAACAACTAGATTTTAAAGATCCATCACCAAATAAAGGTTTTAGGGAGGTGTTTTGCGACACAGATGTACACAAGGAACTTTTTGAGAAGTATGCTTCTTTACTACCGGCGCAAAGACAACTTTGGTTGTATGAAATGCGAAAATTCAACCGTCCACTCATTAGAGATGATATTTTGGAACCTAACAAGGGGCAAGGCAAGGGTAGGCCttcaaagaaaataacaaagaaacagGAAAGGGCAGAAGCTAAGAGAAAGGTTCAAGAGGGTCCACAATTTACTCCTTCAATGCGAAGAGATCATTCGGGTTTTGAGAAGTTGAACGAGTTGTACAAACTAAAACGAAAAGAAATGGAAATAGGCGGACCAAGCCGAGTTAGTCAAATGAAGGTAAAAGGCCGTAAGAATAATGTGGTTGTTCCATCGCAATaaggttcaaaaagaaaataaGTTGATAGTGGAGTCAAAATTAAAGACCCGATTGTTCCATCACAACAaggttcaacaacaaaagaagctagtATCGTCCGAAGAAAAGTTGATGGTGCGGTTGGTATTAAGCAATTAGAGAGAAGCCGAGGTAGCAAAGAGGATGTCAAAGGAAAAGCACCAATGGTCGAACTATCGCAAATCACCTCACAAAGAGTTGGTAGTGGTGAGAAAGAGACGGTTATCTTGGATGTAGGTCCGATGAAATCATCCCCTATAGATGAGGAAGGTAACTATATCCGACCTACTTACATGACATACAAAAATTACATGCACTTTTTACCACATTTTATTCATAACTACGTCAAGTCCACCGACGATGTTGAGGGCGACGaaaattgtggttaccatgtaTTCGTAGATCAAATTGGACCCTTTGAGAAGGCAAAAGAATGGGGTGACGACCAAATTACTTACGTAAggaaaaagtgtttgcttgaactaTGTGGTTTCCCCGATTTCTACAAGCCAATGATGAGATTCGAAAGAGATGACATGGAGGAGGTGCTAAATGAGGAGTTCAAAGCATTTGAACGGCGTTTAGTGGGCAACAAGTGTTTGACAAatgaatattggatgagaattcCAGTATGTGGCTATCTACTCGCCAACGCATTCCATTGCGTTATTCATTCCATCTCCTATGGATATAGTGTTACATACGCACCTACAAGACGTATTTTTACCGAAGAAGATTCTCCAAAGATAGTCATCATGGGGTTAGTATACTCGAACCATTATATCGGCCTCCAATTAAAAGATGGatgcccattacctccattaaggAAGGGAGACGGTGGTGACGGCGAAATACCATTGGGTTGGTGTCATAGGTTTGAGGAAAGATTTCAAatgtgggatgcattacagattTCTAGGGATGGTCCTTGTGTACTAATGAGTTCCGATGAGGATGACTATGAGTAAATGTGGTGTGAAGGTTAGTGATAACAATGTTTTTTGTAGGGTGGTGCTTAAGATGATAATATGATAACAATGTGGTGTGAACTTATGTATTTTGAATCACTCATTATATATGATTATGTGTTCGCAATGATAATATTATAAAAATATGGTCATTTAGAGGTATTTACGGCCAGGTAATACGTTGACACGACCCAGCTGTAATGACCCAAGTGAGCTATTCGCATACTTATGGCTGAGAAACCTAACCGAAAACCCAGTAACGACTAGGAATCCTACCCATATACCTGGGTAATGTCAGATTTACGGCTGGTAATCCTGGCCGTAAATTCTCCTGAATTGTCAGTTTCAGATTTTACTCTGTTACGGCTGATACACCTATCCGTAAAACAAATTTACGCTAGGATTCCAGACCGTTATTCTTAGTACTGTCAGTTTAACGGCTGGTAATCCTAGCCGTTAATCAGACTTACGGCTGGCAATCCTGGACGTAAATTATCCCGAAATGTCAGTTTCAAAACACTAGCATCCATTCATTCAAGGTTAAGTCTGCATAATGAAAAGAAAGTCCGAAAAGTAATCTCCCAAATCCATAACCTAAAACATGCTAAAAGTCTGCACAAACATAAGCTGGGATGACTTAAACAAGTACATAACATACAATCATCCACTACGACCAACAATCGAAGGAACATCCtcaaaagatgatgaagaactgtcGGGAGTTTGGGAAAGACTAATCCAATCATCCTCGTCGTCAGAATATAGATCATCCCTCATTGGATTATGTAACTACTGAAGTATGAGAAACGGTGTTTTTTGTCCAAATATAAGACCTCCTCAATGTTACGTTGCAGTCCCCTAGCTATCCACTTAGCTCGCTTAACTATCATCGTAGAAATGTCACACATTGGAAGTTCCAgggcttctttttccttttcagggTTCCTAAAAATGGTGAAAAACAAATTAGAGTTATAAAATTACGGTTAGGAACTAACAAAAACCCATCTGTGGGAAACAATATCGGCTGGGATGTTTGAGACATCCTAACCGTAAATAAAGTGTCAGCTATAAACAATGTACACGACCTAGCCGTTTACGTAATTACGACTGGGCAGTGTGACCCTACCTAACCGTAATTACTAAATCGGCTAGGAAACATCGATAACGGTCAAGAACTACTGTTTACGGTTAGGAAATTTCCAGCCGAAAACGCTCAACTACAAAAAAATAACAGCTAACACAGGGCTTTTTACGGTTGGGAAAGTCCCATCCGTGTAAACGTATAACGGTTGGGATATCAAAATTTCCTAACCGTTTAAGATGCTAACGGCTGGGAGTTCGTGATGTCCCAACCGTTAGGTTGCAATTACAGCCAGGACGATATGATATCCCAGCCGTAAACCCTTcagaaatgaattttgaaatATCCTAAAATCATCAATCAAACCTATTTTTTCAATCTAATGATAAAATAACTTGCAggtttttcgattcttacctTGTATGAGTGATTTGTGGAGGATTTGCAGGTGTTTGAACAGATTGGTTCACCACATAGGGATTTAGTGTTTGGAGAGAGTGGTTCACCACATCTTCATTAAAAGGAACATCAATAACTTGCCCTGTTTCAGAATCAGGGTTCAATCGGCCGGATCTTGTCACTCTTGGTCTTGCTTCCATCTTGAGAATCAATGGAGAataaaaaattattgattttggtttttgagAGTTTTTGAGAAGATGAATGAGAATAGAAAAAATGAATGGGAAGAGGGTTAAAATTAAGATTAGGTTTTATTTAAAGGAGAGGGTAAATCAGACTTTTAAGTCACTTGAATCTCCCCCATCTAATTTTTACCTCCCCAAAACATTTAAGCCCCAA
This portion of the Papaver somniferum cultivar HN1 chromosome 11, ASM357369v1, whole genome shotgun sequence genome encodes:
- the LOC113323867 gene encoding uncharacterized protein LOC113323867, which codes for MEARPRVTRSGRLNPDSETGQVIDVPFNEDVVNHSLQTLNPYVVNQSVQTPANPPQITHTRNPEKEKEALELPMCDISTMIVKRAKWIARGLQRNIEEVLYLDKKHRFSYFSSYIIQ